One genomic segment of Gemmatimonadota bacterium includes these proteins:
- the yajC gene encoding preprotein translocase subunit YajC produces the protein MTGGINMLLLQFALIGLVFYFLILRPQSQARKQAAEMLAQIKKGDEITTFGGIVGKVKDVKDTLLTIESGTATLVIERARVIRVGNQTAPGTVA, from the coding sequence ATGACCGGTGGCATCAACATGCTCCTGCTCCAGTTCGCGCTGATCGGACTGGTCTTCTACTTCCTGATTCTCCGTCCGCAGAGCCAGGCCCGGAAGCAGGCGGCCGAAATGCTCGCCCAGATCAAGAAGGGCGACGAAATCACCACGTTCGGCGGCATCGTGGGCAAGGTCAAGGACGTCAAGGACACCCTGCTGACCATTGAGAGCGGCACCGCGACGCTGGTCATCGAGCGCGCCCGCGTGATTCGCGTCGGCAACCAGACCGCCCCGGGCACGGTGGCGTAA
- a CDS encoding thiamine phosphate synthase translates to MADERIAARDDLGIRAAAIAAVGPTVALVARLPGGSGDALTALAARFVALAAPPMASVFVTGRADIARASGAHGVIARHGDIPLADLRRITGGPDYLHLRSVHSLAEAEAAAAEGFDALVVGTIWESATHPGRPGAGLGLIEATAQLGCPVYAIGGVTSARSREARDAGAWGVAAIAAVWDAGDSYEAALELVAGMMDDG, encoded by the coding sequence ATGGCCGACGAGCGCATCGCGGCCCGGGATGATCTGGGCATCCGGGCAGCCGCGATCGCGGCCGTCGGGCCGACGGTTGCCCTTGTCGCGAGACTGCCCGGCGGCTCGGGCGATGCCCTCACCGCGCTGGCTGCCCGATTTGTCGCCCTCGCCGCGCCACCAATGGCCAGCGTCTTCGTCACGGGCCGGGCCGACATCGCCCGCGCGAGCGGCGCCCACGGCGTGATCGCCCGGCACGGCGATATCCCCCTGGCGGACCTGCGACGGATCACCGGCGGACCGGACTACCTTCATCTGCGATCGGTCCATTCGCTGGCCGAGGCGGAAGCGGCCGCCGCGGAAGGTTTTGACGCCCTGGTCGTCGGCACCATCTGGGAAAGTGCGACGCACCCCGGCCGACCCGGCGCCGGCCTCGGACTGATCGAGGCCACCGCGCAGCTCGGCTGTCCGGTCTATGCCATCGGCGGCGTCACCAGCGCACGGAGCCGTGAGGCCCGCGACGCCGGCGCGTGGGGCGTGGCAGCAATCGCGGCGGTGTGGGATGCGGGCGATAGCTATGAGGCGGCGTTGGAGCTGGTGGCAGGGATGATGGATGATGGATGA
- the queA gene encoding tRNA preQ1(34) S-adenosylmethionine ribosyltransferase-isomerase QueA, producing MAEQGWSTADFAFDLPDAQIAQHPSAERGASRMLVVDRGAPRATDGSGHAPDFRAQHAAPLLPGIAALGSITAMPGDTARTSGVRAQHAAPPMLADAQFSDLLALIPPGDLLVLNSTKVRHARFLGTRPSGHGVAEVLLIHPAPDDSWIAMGKPGSAMRPGKQIRLGDDAAIETLEETPDAFRRVRFVGLRAEEAIAKYGRLPLPPYISRDPTADDEDRYQTVYAAKEGSVAAPTAGLHFTPALLAALHAKGVLTTDLDLEVGPGTFKPVEAEVISAHTMHSEHFEIPVATAEAIASCRARGNKVWAVGTTVVRALESAAKDDGTVIAGAADTAIMITPGFTFRVVDRLITNFHLPRSTLLMLVAAFAGYPTTMTAYRHAVAAGYRFYSYGDAMCVVGDSR from the coding sequence ATGGCTGAGCAGGGCTGGAGCACCGCCGACTTCGCCTTCGACCTTCCCGACGCGCAGATCGCCCAGCACCCGAGCGCCGAGCGGGGGGCGTCGCGCATGTTGGTGGTGGATCGCGGGGCGCCGCGCGCGACGGACGGATCGGGGCATGCGCCGGACTTCCGGGCGCAGCATGCTGCGCCCCTACTTCCGGGCATCGCGGCGCTTGGCAGCATCACGGCCATGCCCGGGGACACGGCTCGAACCTCCGGTGTACGGGCGCAGCATGCTGCGCCCCCGATGCTCGCGGACGCGCAATTCTCCGATCTGCTCGCCCTGATCCCCCCCGGCGACCTTCTCGTCCTCAACTCGACCAAGGTCCGCCACGCGCGCTTCCTCGGCACGCGCCCCTCGGGGCACGGGGTCGCGGAGGTGCTGCTGATCCATCCCGCGCCGGACGACAGCTGGATCGCGATGGGGAAGCCCGGTAGCGCGATGCGACCGGGAAAGCAGATTCGCCTCGGCGACGACGCCGCGATTGAAACCCTGGAAGAAACGCCGGACGCCTTTCGGCGCGTGCGCTTCGTCGGCTTGCGTGCCGAGGAGGCGATCGCGAAGTACGGTCGCCTCCCGCTGCCGCCCTACATCAGTCGCGACCCCACCGCCGACGATGAGGATCGGTACCAGACGGTGTACGCGGCCAAGGAAGGGAGCGTCGCCGCGCCGACCGCCGGGCTGCACTTCACCCCGGCGCTCCTGGCGGCGCTCCACGCCAAGGGCGTGCTGACCACCGACCTGGATCTCGAGGTCGGCCCCGGGACGTTCAAGCCGGTCGAGGCCGAGGTCATCAGCGCGCACACCATGCACAGCGAGCATTTCGAGATTCCGGTCGCGACCGCCGAGGCAATCGCGTCGTGTCGCGCACGCGGGAACAAGGTGTGGGCCGTCGGGACCACCGTGGTGCGTGCCCTCGAGAGTGCGGCGAAGGATGATGGCACCGTGATCGCCGGTGCGGCCGACACGGCGATCATGATCACGCCGGGCTTCACCTTCCGGGTGGTTGATCGATTGATCACCAATTTCCACCTTCCGCGCTCGACGCTGCTGATGCTCGTGGCGGCCTTCGCGGGCTACCCCACTACCATGACCGCCTATCGGCACGCGGTGGCCGCCGGCTATCGCTTCTACAGCTACGGCGACGCCATGTGCGTCGTGGGAGATTCCCGATGA
- a CDS encoding YebC/PmpR family DNA-binding transcriptional regulator → MAGHSKWKTIKRKKAITDSRRASSWTKLIREITVAAKAGGGDPDSNARLRKAIDDAKAANMPGDNIERAVKKGTGELEGVSYEEVTYEGYGAGGVAILIEGSTDNANRTVADIRHAFSRNSGNLGTSNSVSWMFEKKGQIFLPITAGAEEKVMEDALDAGASDFEVDGEYYVISTDPHDFHAVTEALAAKKYVAESSELAMVPKNLVKLEMLEAQKVLKLVELLEELDDVSKVFTTLDLDALDLEEAGA, encoded by the coding sequence ATGGCTGGACACAGCAAATGGAAAACGATCAAGCGGAAGAAGGCGATCACCGATTCCCGGCGCGCCTCGTCCTGGACCAAGCTGATCCGCGAAATCACCGTGGCCGCCAAGGCCGGCGGTGGCGACCCGGACAGCAACGCCCGCCTGCGCAAGGCGATCGATGACGCCAAGGCGGCCAACATGCCCGGCGACAACATCGAGCGCGCCGTCAAGAAAGGCACCGGCGAACTCGAAGGCGTCTCGTACGAGGAAGTCACCTACGAGGGCTACGGCGCCGGCGGCGTCGCGATCCTGATCGAAGGGTCGACCGACAACGCCAATCGCACCGTCGCCGACATCCGCCACGCCTTCTCCCGCAACAGCGGCAACCTCGGCACCAGCAATTCGGTGTCGTGGATGTTCGAGAAGAAGGGCCAGATCTTCCTGCCGATCACCGCGGGTGCCGAAGAGAAGGTGATGGAGGATGCCCTCGATGCGGGGGCCAGCGATTTCGAGGTCGACGGCGAGTACTACGTCATCAGCACCGACCCGCATGACTTCCACGCGGTGACCGAGGCACTTGCCGCGAAGAAGTACGTCGCGGAGTCCTCTGAACTCGCGATGGTGCCGAAGAATCTCGTCAAGCTCGAGATGCTCGAAGCCCAGAAGGTGCTGAAGCTGGTCGAGTTGCTTGAGGAACTCGATGACGTGTCGAAGGTCTTCACGACGCTCGATCTCGACGCACTGGACCTCGAGGAGGCCGGGGCCTGA
- a CDS encoding DinB family protein, with protein MTAPIIPSPASQAYVAETLALLGDRDPIEILAETPAWLLERLGSLDIEVMRTPEGPGLWSLTQVIAHLADTEIAQGWRVRLVLTQDAPPLHGFDQEAWMVRFDGANTDPTEAMLAFGTLRSWNLPVYQQAGPDDLARVGHHTERGLQTFDTLRRLAAGHDLRHRRQVERILAGLG; from the coding sequence ATGACCGCCCCGATCATTCCCTCGCCCGCCTCGCAGGCCTATGTCGCCGAGACGTTGGCGCTCCTCGGCGACCGGGATCCGATCGAGATCCTCGCCGAGACCCCGGCCTGGCTGCTCGAGCGGCTCGGTTCGCTCGACATCGAGGTCATGCGCACGCCGGAGGGGCCCGGGCTCTGGTCGCTGACCCAGGTGATTGCCCACCTCGCGGACACCGAGATTGCCCAGGGGTGGCGCGTCCGGCTTGTCCTGACCCAGGATGCGCCGCCGCTGCACGGCTTCGATCAGGAGGCCTGGATGGTGCGCTTCGATGGTGCCAACACCGACCCGACCGAGGCGATGCTCGCCTTCGGCACGCTGCGGTCGTGGAATCTTCCGGTGTACCAGCAGGCGGGCCCCGACGACCTGGCGCGCGTCGGTCATCACACAGAACGCGGGTTGCAAACGTTCGACACGCTGCGACGGCTGGCGGCCGGGCATGACCTGCGGCACCGCCGCCAGGTCGAGCGCATCCTCGCCGGGCTGGGCTGA
- the def gene encoding peptide deformylase → MAVLDIHLLGSPVLRERAAEIAVVDDALRAFIDDMFETMNIACGVGLAANQVGSTQRVAIIDAEGQTFAMINPRIVSATGKESKEEGCLSIPEVYAEVVRPDSVVLEALNEKGEPFRLEATGLVARAIQHEIDHLDGILFIDHLSPLKRQMLVKRWKKENGGELTRTPRPEEESEKAG, encoded by the coding sequence ATGGCCGTTCTCGACATCCACCTGCTCGGCTCTCCGGTCCTGCGCGAGCGCGCGGCCGAGATTGCCGTCGTGGATGATGCCCTGCGCGCCTTCATCGATGACATGTTCGAGACGATGAACATCGCCTGTGGCGTGGGCCTCGCGGCCAACCAGGTCGGCAGCACCCAGCGCGTGGCGATCATCGACGCCGAAGGACAGACCTTTGCGATGATCAATCCGCGGATCGTGAGTGCCACCGGCAAGGAGAGCAAGGAAGAAGGCTGCCTCTCGATCCCCGAGGTGTACGCCGAGGTCGTTCGGCCGGACAGCGTGGTCCTCGAAGCGTTGAACGAGAAGGGCGAGCCGTTCCGGCTCGAGGCAACGGGTCTGGTGGCCCGCGCCATCCAACATGAGATCGACCACCTCGACGGGATCCTGTTCATCGACCATCTCTCACCGCTCAAGCGGCAGATGCTCGTGAAGCGCTGGAAGAAGGAGAATGGGGGCGAGCTCACCCGCACCCCGCGCCCGGAAGAGGAGTCGGAAAAGGCGGGTTGA
- the tgt gene encoding tRNA guanosine(34) transglycosylase Tgt, giving the protein MFEFRLDGTDGAARAGTLALPHGVVQTPCFMPVGTHGTVRGLHPEEVAAAGAQIILGNTYHLHLRPGEDVVAELGGLHRFSTWAKPMLTDSGGFQVFSLSAMRKLDEQGVEFVSHIDGSKRFISPEKSMEIQWALGADVIMAFDHLLPGQSSADDAHDAMQRTLRWLDRCRHRHGELTADDPTRQTLWPIVQGGTHAELRHASLMGILERGPWTGVAIGGLSVGEPKPAMHRVLEGLNPHLPVDRPRYLMGVGFPDDLIEGIARGVDLFDCVAATRNGRHGSAWTADGKVSVRGATLRLDAGPLDAECDCAACTRFSRAYLRHLFVAEEQLGQRLVSIHNIRFLIRLAETARARILDGTFDSWAAAWRSRYFAKGETS; this is encoded by the coding sequence GTGTTCGAATTCCGTCTCGACGGCACCGACGGCGCCGCGCGCGCCGGCACCCTGGCGCTGCCGCACGGCGTCGTGCAGACACCCTGCTTCATGCCGGTCGGAACCCACGGGACCGTGCGTGGGCTCCACCCCGAGGAGGTGGCGGCCGCAGGCGCGCAGATCATTCTGGGCAACACCTATCACCTGCACCTTCGACCGGGTGAGGATGTCGTCGCCGAATTGGGAGGCCTGCATCGCTTCTCGACCTGGGCGAAGCCGATGCTCACCGACTCGGGGGGCTTCCAGGTCTTCTCGCTCAGCGCCATGCGCAAGCTCGACGAGCAGGGCGTGGAGTTCGTCTCGCACATCGATGGCTCCAAGCGCTTCATCTCGCCGGAGAAGTCGATGGAGATCCAGTGGGCGCTCGGTGCCGACGTGATCATGGCCTTCGATCATCTGCTCCCCGGGCAATCGAGTGCCGACGATGCCCACGACGCCATGCAGCGCACGCTGCGGTGGCTCGACCGCTGTCGCCACCGGCATGGCGAGCTCACCGCCGACGATCCGACCCGACAGACCCTCTGGCCGATCGTCCAGGGCGGGACGCACGCCGAGCTCCGGCACGCGTCGCTCATGGGAATCCTCGAGCGCGGTCCGTGGACCGGAGTGGCCATCGGTGGCCTCTCCGTGGGCGAGCCGAAGCCCGCGATGCACCGGGTCCTCGAGGGGTTGAACCCCCACCTGCCGGTGGATCGCCCCCGTTATCTTATGGGGGTCGGGTTTCCCGACGACCTGATCGAGGGGATCGCCCGCGGGGTGGACCTCTTCGACTGCGTGGCCGCCACGCGGAACGGACGCCACGGGTCGGCATGGACTGCCGACGGCAAGGTCAGCGTCCGGGGCGCGACGCTGCGGCTCGACGCCGGACCGCTCGATGCAGAGTGCGACTGCGCGGCGTGTACCCGCTTCTCGCGGGCGTACCTGCGGCACCTCTTCGTCGCCGAGGAACAGCTCGGCCAGCGCCTGGTGTCGATACACAACATCCGTTTCCTGATCCGGCTGGCCGAGACGGCCCGCGCCCGGATCCTGGACGGCACCTTTGATTCCTGGGCCGCCGCATGGCGGTCGCGGTACTTCGCGAAGGGCGAGACGTCATGA
- the ruvC gene encoding crossover junction endodeoxyribonuclease RuvC, with protein sequence MTVLGIDPGTATLGYGVVSGGLGTTRLLECGVVRTKAADALPDRLTTIFDAVTGLIARHQPDALAVEGIFHGKNARSALILGHARGVVLLAAAQAGLAVAEISPAEVKRATTGTGAATKPQVAAMVTRLLRLVEAPKPADAADGVAIALTHLMRLAPRARFAGGAR encoded by the coding sequence CTGACCGTGCTCGGCATCGACCCGGGCACTGCGACCCTCGGCTATGGTGTGGTCTCCGGCGGTCTGGGTACCACGCGCCTGCTCGAGTGTGGTGTCGTGCGGACCAAGGCCGCCGATGCACTTCCCGACCGGCTGACCACCATCTTTGACGCGGTGACCGGATTGATCGCGCGACACCAGCCCGACGCGCTCGCGGTGGAAGGGATCTTCCACGGGAAGAACGCCCGCAGCGCACTGATTCTTGGCCACGCGCGCGGGGTCGTCTTGCTCGCCGCGGCGCAGGCGGGCCTCGCCGTCGCCGAGATTTCTCCTGCCGAAGTCAAGCGGGCCACCACCGGCACGGGCGCGGCGACCAAGCCGCAGGTGGCCGCCATGGTGACGAGACTCCTCCGCCTGGTCGAGGCGCCGAAGCCGGCCGACGCCGCCGACGGGGTCGCGATTGCCCTCACCCACTTGATGCGACTGGCGCCGCGGGCGCGCTTTGCCGGAGGAGCCCGATGA
- a CDS encoding methionyl-tRNA formyltransferase has product MRILFFGTPQFAVPSLDALMAAGHDVVAVVTQPDRYRDVGPDRQPGPPIRPPIKTRALTAGIPVLQPERPRGEEFLAQLAALNADIGVVVAYGHLLRPDLLALLPLGFVNVHASLLPRWRGAAPIHWAVMSGDTETGVAIMRLEQGLDTGAVWLQRRTPILPTDTTGILFERLADLGAKALVEALPQIAAGDAPTPQAADGVTHAPKIDRATARLHWEANAVAVSHQIRAMDPAPGAWTTFHGADVKLFGGAPMTPPTSATDALPGTLHFLPEGPAVVCGEGWLLLGDVQAAGRRRMTATAWATGLQTREGAQFQ; this is encoded by the coding sequence ATGCGGATCCTCTTCTTCGGGACGCCGCAGTTCGCCGTCCCGAGCCTCGATGCGCTGATGGCCGCCGGCCATGATGTGGTGGCGGTCGTCACCCAGCCTGATCGTTATCGCGACGTCGGCCCCGATCGCCAACCTGGCCCGCCAATCCGCCCCCCCATCAAGACCCGCGCCCTCACGGCGGGCATCCCGGTCCTGCAGCCAGAGCGCCCGCGCGGCGAGGAATTCCTCGCGCAGCTTGCCGCCCTCAACGCCGACATCGGGGTCGTGGTCGCCTACGGACACCTGCTCCGCCCTGACCTGCTGGCATTGCTCCCCCTCGGCTTCGTCAATGTCCATGCCTCGCTGCTGCCGCGCTGGCGCGGTGCCGCGCCGATCCACTGGGCAGTCATGAGCGGCGACACCGAGACCGGCGTCGCGATCATGCGCCTGGAGCAGGGGCTCGACACCGGCGCGGTCTGGCTGCAGCGACGCACCCCGATCCTCCCCACCGACACGACCGGCATCCTCTTCGAGCGGCTGGCCGACCTCGGTGCGAAGGCGTTGGTGGAGGCGTTGCCGCAGATCGCGGCCGGCGACGCGCCGACGCCGCAAGCTGCAGACGGCGTGACTCACGCGCCGAAGATTGACCGCGCCACCGCGCGGCTCCATTGGGAGGCGAACGCCGTCGCGGTTTCGCATCAGATCCGCGCCATGGATCCGGCGCCCGGTGCCTGGACCACCTTCCACGGGGCCGACGTGAAGCTGTTCGGCGGCGCCCCGATGACACCACCGACGTCGGCGACCGACGCACTGCCCGGCACCCTGCACTTCCTGCCTGAAGGCCCAGCCGTCGTCTGTGGGGAGGGGTGGCTCCTCCTCGGCGACGTGCAGGCCGCCGGCCGCCGACGCATGACCGCCACCGCGTGGGCCACTGGCCTCCAGACGAGAGAGGGCGCGCAATTTCAGTGA
- the ruvA gene encoding Holliday junction branch migration protein RuvA — translation MIASLRGTLAVRDPAGIVVETAGGVGYLVEVPLGTFERLAAVGSEVRLLTELVVREDAWMLFGFDGAVERAVFRRLMGAAGVGARLALAILSTLGAERTVRAVRDKDLAVLASVSGIGRKKAERIVLELGDRMDDLPAAAPVASPAADAVRALMALGYPAAQADAAVRAAADSSGTLETAALVRRALTDLTRK, via the coding sequence ATGATCGCCTCGTTGCGCGGGACGCTGGCCGTGCGAGACCCCGCAGGCATCGTGGTCGAAACCGCTGGGGGCGTCGGCTATCTCGTGGAGGTGCCGCTCGGCACCTTCGAACGTCTCGCGGCCGTCGGCAGCGAGGTGCGCCTGCTCACCGAGCTGGTCGTGCGCGAAGACGCCTGGATGCTCTTCGGCTTTGATGGCGCCGTCGAACGGGCGGTCTTCCGCCGCCTGATGGGCGCCGCCGGCGTGGGCGCACGTCTCGCGTTGGCGATTCTCTCGACGCTCGGCGCCGAACGCACCGTCCGCGCGGTCCGCGACAAGGACCTCGCCGTGCTTGCCTCGGTCTCGGGCATCGGCCGCAAGAAAGCCGAGCGCATCGTGCTGGAGCTTGGCGACCGGATGGACGATCTGCCGGCCGCGGCACCGGTGGCCTCCCCCGCCGCCGATGCGGTGCGGGCGTTGATGGCGCTGGGCTACCCGGCGGCGCAAGCGGACGCCGCCGTGCGCGCCGCGGCCGACAGCAGTGGCACCCTCGAGACGGCGGCGCTGGTGCGCCGTGCCCTCACCGACCTGACCCGGAAGTGA
- the ruvB gene encoding Holliday junction branch migration DNA helicase RuvB: protein MSDRLEVTTPAALPEEGSAEQALRPSRLDEFVGQPQVRTSLQIAIDAARKRGEALDHVLFFGPPGLGKTTLAMLMAREMGVQCRTTSGPVLEKPGDLVGLLTGLGPGDILFIDEIHRLRPQLEEFLYPAMEDFHVDVRLSDGPHGQTLPMSIEKFTLVGATTRFGLLTPPMRARFGLVERLHFYAVEDLATIVARSATVLGVTMDATGAAEIARRSRGTPRVANRLLRRVRDYAEVRADGRITAEIAADALARLNVDQFGLDDMDARILAAIIEKFGGGPVGLATIAASVGEDTATVEEVYEPYLLQQGFLERTPRGRVATAHAYRRLGLTPPTRPGDAQPSLLDG, encoded by the coding sequence ATGAGCGATCGCCTCGAGGTCACCACGCCCGCCGCGCTCCCCGAGGAAGGGAGCGCCGAGCAGGCCCTGCGACCGTCGCGACTCGACGAGTTCGTCGGGCAGCCGCAGGTGCGCACCTCGCTGCAGATCGCCATCGATGCGGCGCGGAAGCGCGGCGAGGCCCTCGACCACGTCCTCTTTTTCGGCCCGCCGGGCCTCGGCAAGACGACGCTCGCGATGCTGATGGCGCGCGAGATGGGCGTGCAGTGTCGCACGACCTCGGGTCCGGTCCTCGAAAAGCCCGGCGATCTCGTCGGCCTGCTCACCGGCCTGGGCCCGGGCGACATCCTCTTCATCGACGAGATCCACCGCCTCCGTCCGCAACTCGAAGAGTTTCTCTATCCGGCGATGGAGGACTTTCACGTCGACGTGCGACTGAGTGATGGCCCGCACGGTCAGACGCTGCCGATGAGCATCGAGAAGTTCACGCTGGTCGGCGCGACGACCCGCTTCGGCTTGCTCACCCCACCGATGCGCGCACGCTTCGGTCTGGTCGAGCGGCTGCACTTCTACGCCGTCGAAGACCTGGCCACCATCGTCGCGCGCTCGGCGACCGTGCTGGGCGTGACGATGGACGCGACCGGCGCGGCAGAAATTGCGCGCCGGTCCCGCGGCACCCCGCGCGTGGCGAACCGCCTGCTCCGGCGCGTGCGCGACTACGCCGAAGTCCGCGCCGACGGGCGCATCACGGCGGAGATCGCGGCCGACGCCCTCGCGCGTTTGAACGTGGACCAGTTCGGCCTCGACGACATGGACGCCCGCATCCTGGCCGCCATCATCGAGAAGTTCGGCGGTGGCCCGGTCGGGCTCGCGACGATCGCGGCGTCCGTCGGCGAAGACACCGCCACCGTGGAAGAGGTGTACGAACCGTACCTGCTGCAACAGGGCTTCCTCGAACGCACGCCACGGGGTCGCGTCGCCACCGCGCACGCTTACCGTCGCCTCGGCCTCACGCCACCGACCCGGCCCGGCGACGCGCAGCCCTCCCTGCTCGATGGCTGA